Proteins from a genomic interval of Phycisphaerae bacterium:
- a CDS encoding peptide chain release factor-like protein, with protein sequence MKTPRDRWLSLDDAGLLADCDVDTYRASGPGGQKRNKTSSAVRLRHRPSGLIVIAEESRSQHENKAKAVRRLRMAIALSIRIEPGGDSRATLSNYKTRTGRIEVSTRNSDYPLVVAAVLDEITACAGRMQEAAANLGHSTAQLARFVTDDGKVLDIVNRQRRELGLKPLTPSK encoded by the coding sequence ATGAAGACGCCGCGCGACCGATGGCTGTCGCTGGATGACGCCGGGTTGCTGGCGGACTGCGACGTCGATACCTATCGCGCGAGCGGGCCCGGCGGTCAGAAGCGCAACAAGACGAGTTCGGCGGTTCGGCTGCGCCATCGGCCCAGTGGCCTGATCGTGATTGCCGAAGAGAGTCGTTCGCAGCATGAGAACAAGGCGAAGGCCGTGCGGCGATTGCGGATGGCCATCGCACTGAGTATCCGGATCGAGCCGGGAGGCGACTCGCGCGCAACTCTATCGAATTACAAGACGCGGACGGGGCGCATTGAAGTTTCCACGCGAAATTCGGATTACCCTCTCGTCGTCGCGGCGGTGTTGGACGAGATTACGGCCTGCGCCGGCCGCATGCAGGAAGCGGCGGCGAACCTGGGTCACTCCACGGCGCAGCTTGCACGCTTTGTAACGGACGATGGTAAGGTCCTGGATATCGTGAATCGCCAGCGGCGCGAGTTGGGATTGAAGCCGTTGACCCCCTCAAAGTAG
- a CDS encoding glycosyltransferase, translating into MRIFMLGWEFPPFISGGLGTACYGLTRALSDLGHHVIFLLPQPVATEFATHVQLKTPASASPELLAEVYKAYTLSEFKNVEFRAIPAMLQPYRSPDDTSYERTESVTQSMDVHDYQPQGGGAAGAAPPPSVVAEAIRAAGASAHYGGDMFAEAQRYARIAVLLARDENFDVVHAHDWMTYPAGMAVARARGKPLVVHVHSTEFDRSGENVNQKIYDIEREGVHAADRTIAVSHLTRNILVARYAARSEKVEVVYNAIDYNGNGDKVELPPAIQRDEKIVLFLGRITMQKGPEYFLAAAKKVLGHVKNVRFVMAGSGDMTRRSIELAAELGIGHKVVFTGFLRGDDVARIFKMADLYVMPSVSEPFGIAPLEALSHDVPVLISKQSGVSEILTHVLKVDFWDIDEMANKIIAVLRHPPLQNTLREHGSFEIQKLTWRDSAAQCVRVYGDAIAARPGTR; encoded by the coding sequence ATGAGAATTTTCATGCTGGGTTGGGAGTTTCCACCGTTCATCAGCGGCGGTCTGGGCACCGCCTGCTACGGACTGACCCGCGCGCTGAGTGACCTGGGCCATCATGTCATTTTTCTACTTCCGCAGCCGGTCGCGACGGAATTTGCGACGCACGTTCAACTGAAGACGCCCGCTTCGGCGTCGCCGGAGCTGTTGGCGGAGGTGTACAAGGCGTACACGCTTTCGGAATTCAAGAACGTTGAATTCCGCGCGATCCCCGCGATGCTTCAGCCCTATCGCTCGCCTGACGACACCAGTTATGAGCGGACCGAGTCGGTCACGCAGTCCATGGATGTTCACGATTATCAGCCCCAGGGCGGCGGTGCGGCCGGGGCAGCGCCTCCGCCGTCGGTCGTGGCCGAGGCGATTCGCGCGGCAGGGGCTTCGGCGCATTATGGCGGGGACATGTTTGCGGAGGCCCAGCGCTATGCGCGGATCGCCGTTCTCCTGGCGCGCGATGAAAACTTCGACGTGGTCCACGCGCACGATTGGATGACCTATCCGGCGGGGATGGCCGTGGCGCGGGCCCGCGGCAAACCGCTTGTCGTCCATGTCCACTCGACCGAGTTCGACCGCAGCGGCGAAAACGTTAATCAGAAGATCTACGACATCGAGCGCGAGGGTGTCCACGCGGCCGATCGAACGATTGCCGTGAGCCATCTGACGCGAAATATTCTGGTGGCCCGGTACGCGGCGCGGAGCGAAAAGGTCGAGGTGGTCTACAACGCGATCGATTACAACGGCAACGGCGACAAGGTCGAGCTGCCGCCGGCGATTCAGCGCGACGAGAAGATCGTGCTGTTCCTCGGCCGGATCACGATGCAGAAAGGACCGGAGTATTTTCTGGCGGCGGCCAAGAAGGTGCTGGGGCATGTCAAGAACGTCCGCTTCGTGATGGCCGGCAGCGGCGACATGACGCGGCGCTCGATCGAACTGGCGGCGGAACTGGGGATTGGCCACAAAGTCGTGTTCACGGGCTTTCTCCGGGGCGATGACGTGGCGCGTATTTTCAAAATGGCGGACTTGTATGTCATGCCCAGTGTGAGCGAGCCTTTTGGCATCGCCCCGTTGGAGGCACTTTCGCACGATGTACCGGTTCTGATCTCCAAGCAATCCGGCGTGTCGGAGATTCTGACGCACGTGCTCAAGGTGGATTTCTGGGACATCGACGAGATGGCCAACAAGATCATTGCGGTCCTGCGCCATCCGCCGCTGCAGAATACGCTGCGAGAACACGGCAGCTTCGAAATTCAGAAACTTACCTGGCGGGATTCGGCCGCCCAATGTGTCCGCGTGTACGGCGACGCGATCGCCGCGCGGCCGGGAACTCGTTGA
- a CDS encoding glycoside hydrolase family 57 protein, which produces MASVCFYFQVHQPYRLRRYSIFDVEQNYFDDHKNAEICNKVANKCYLPANQCILDLIRVHEGRFRVSYSITGVVLDQFIYYRPEVIDSFKRLADTGCVEFLAETFYHSLSFIYSPTEFAAQIAAQQAKIKELFGQTSQVFRNTELIYNNSVAKAAEALGFKAVIAEGADKYLGHRSPTYVYRPPNSKISVLLKNYRLSDDIAFRFSNRGWTEWPLTAEKFAKWVDQVNGNGYTVNLFMDYETFGEHQWTETGIFDFLYHMPGEVMKNGKNDFKTPSEVVAAYPPSGDFNAPDLISWADTERDLSAWLGNAMQSNALQEIYALEKAVKATEDPQLLHDWRRLQTSDHFYYMCTKYFADGDVHKYFNPYESPYDSYINFMNVLDNIASRTK; this is translated from the coding sequence ATGGCTTCGGTCTGTTTCTATTTTCAAGTCCACCAGCCCTACCGGCTGCGGCGCTATTCCATCTTCGACGTCGAGCAAAATTATTTCGACGACCACAAGAACGCCGAGATTTGCAACAAGGTCGCGAACAAATGCTATCTGCCCGCCAATCAATGCATCCTCGACCTGATTCGCGTTCACGAGGGGCGGTTTAGGGTCTCCTATTCCATTACCGGCGTCGTCCTGGACCAGTTTATCTATTACCGGCCGGAGGTGATTGACAGCTTCAAACGGTTGGCCGATACCGGTTGCGTCGAATTTCTCGCGGAGACTTTTTACCACAGCCTCTCTTTTATCTACTCGCCGACGGAATTCGCCGCGCAGATTGCCGCGCAGCAGGCCAAGATCAAGGAACTGTTCGGCCAGACGAGCCAGGTCTTCCGCAACACGGAACTGATATACAACAACTCCGTCGCCAAGGCGGCCGAGGCCCTGGGGTTCAAAGCCGTGATCGCCGAGGGGGCGGACAAGTATCTGGGCCACCGCTCGCCGACCTACGTCTATCGCCCGCCCAACAGCAAGATCAGCGTCCTGCTCAAGAACTACCGGCTCTCGGACGACATTGCCTTTCGCTTTTCGAATCGCGGCTGGACGGAATGGCCGCTCACGGCGGAGAAGTTTGCGAAATGGGTCGATCAGGTGAACGGCAACGGTTACACGGTCAATCTGTTCATGGACTACGAGACCTTCGGCGAGCACCAGTGGACCGAGACCGGCATCTTTGATTTTCTGTACCACATGCCCGGCGAGGTGATGAAAAACGGCAAGAACGACTTTAAGACGCCGAGCGAGGTCGTAGCGGCGTATCCGCCATCGGGCGATTTCAATGCGCCGGATCTCATCAGTTGGGCGGACACGGAGCGGGACTTGTCGGCGTGGCTCGGCAACGCGATGCAGTCCAATGCCCTGCAGGAGATTTACGCCCTGGAGAAGGCGGTCAAGGCGACGGAGGACCCGCAGCTTCTGCACGACTGGCGGCGGCTGCAGACCTCGGATCATTTCTATTACATGTGCACCAAGTATTTCGCCGACGGCGACGTACACAAGTACTTCAACCCGTACGAATCGCCCTATGACAGCTACATCAACTTCATGAACGTATTGGATAATATCGCGTCGCGGACGAAATAA
- a CDS encoding class I SAM-dependent methyltransferase yields MSDADALRQRIINDWSAATAGWRKWEPHIVAFSWPMTLRLVDALELSPGDCVLDVGCGIGDPAVAIAQKVGPTGRVTAIDPAAEMVETASARATSLGLTNIGFKVVGVEDFEAAPHSFDAACGRWSFIFCPDVVNVLRRVRTWLKPGGRFAMSTWTPQKGSPGFAAVNAALNRQVQLPPLDSTKPCMLQLSDPGQLEAALAAAGFEGIHVEPVPLATVVRDGREYWEMTYEMGSSLRTVYDSLTPAQRDAVAAEVIAAVEPFRRDKVLRIPALAQIGWARA; encoded by the coding sequence ATGTCCGACGCCGATGCCCTCCGCCAACGTATCATTAACGACTGGTCCGCCGCCACGGCAGGCTGGCGCAAATGGGAACCCCACATCGTCGCCTTCAGTTGGCCGATGACGCTCCGGCTCGTCGATGCCTTGGAGCTGTCGCCGGGAGATTGCGTCCTGGACGTCGGTTGTGGCATCGGCGACCCGGCTGTCGCGATCGCCCAAAAAGTAGGCCCGACGGGCCGGGTTACGGCCATCGACCCCGCGGCCGAGATGGTGGAAACGGCCTCGGCCCGAGCGACAAGCCTCGGCCTCACCAACATTGGTTTCAAAGTGGTCGGCGTGGAGGATTTCGAGGCCGCGCCACACTCATTTGACGCCGCCTGCGGACGATGGTCGTTCATTTTCTGCCCCGACGTCGTCAACGTACTTCGCCGCGTCCGCACCTGGCTCAAGCCGGGCGGTCGATTCGCCATGTCCACCTGGACCCCGCAAAAAGGCAGCCCCGGTTTCGCCGCCGTCAACGCCGCTCTGAATCGTCAGGTGCAACTTCCGCCGCTGGACTCCACCAAGCCCTGCATGTTGCAACTCTCCGACCCCGGTCAGCTCGAAGCGGCCCTCGCCGCCGCGGGGTTCGAGGGCATCCACGTCGAGCCGGTGCCGCTGGCCACCGTCGTCCGCGACGGCCGCGAGTATTGGGAGATGACCTACGAGATGGGCAGCAGCCTGCGAACCGTCTACGACAGCCTCACGCCCGCCCAGCGCGACGCCGTCGCCGCCGAAGTCATCGCGGCCGTCGAACCTTTCCGCCGCGACAAGGTCCTCCGCATCCCCGCCCTGGCACAAATTGGATGGGCGAGGGCCTGA
- the murC gene encoding UDP-N-acetylmuramate--L-alanine ligase: MSSYLDSQDLGFTADSLRNSRRLRSDQRQHWSSPYAAKRVHLVGVGGCGMSGLAGVLLRCGALVTGSDRSSFKTQARLEEMGASITIGHAPLNVPSDCDLVVYSAAIRDDNPEMAEAKRRGTARMKYAQMLGEVMRLRAGIAIAGTHGKSTTTALVTFILRQAKADPSFVVGADVEQLDGGSGVGDGPHFVVEACEFDRSFLNLLPRYAAILNIEEDHLDCFPDLHSITEAFKAFAALVPPDGVVIANGEDATVQKAVRNARGKVERFGTTNGLMWQAVNIEHTLGCYQFDILHDGEFHLHASLNHLPGRHHVMNALSAVALAHHAGIPADSVAASLSKFAGAERRFARRGEVGGVLLLDDYGHHPTEIQATLRAVREHYPGRRLWLIFQPHQHSRTRFLLEDFARSFGQADHLLVPDIYFVRDSAAERNAISSSHLVDRVRANGGDALYLPSHEQIVEHIVAHASDGDIVLTMGAGDVWKIADELVRRLG; this comes from the coding sequence ATGTCCAGCTATCTTGATTCCCAGGACCTTGGATTTACGGCGGATTCCCTCCGAAATAGCCGTCGTCTGCGCTCCGACCAGCGGCAGCACTGGTCCAGCCCCTATGCGGCCAAGCGGGTGCATCTGGTCGGCGTCGGCGGCTGTGGGATGAGCGGTCTGGCCGGCGTCCTCCTTCGCTGCGGAGCGCTGGTGACCGGCTCGGATCGGTCGTCGTTCAAGACGCAGGCGCGGCTGGAGGAGATGGGGGCGTCGATCACGATCGGTCATGCCCCGCTCAACGTCCCGTCCGATTGCGATCTGGTGGTGTATTCGGCGGCGATCCGGGATGACAACCCGGAGATGGCGGAGGCGAAGCGGCGCGGGACGGCACGGATGAAGTACGCCCAGATGCTGGGGGAAGTCATGCGGCTGCGCGCCGGAATTGCCATTGCCGGGACGCACGGTAAGAGCACGACGACGGCGCTGGTGACGTTTATTCTGCGGCAGGCGAAGGCGGACCCGTCGTTCGTGGTTGGCGCGGACGTTGAGCAGCTCGACGGCGGCTCGGGAGTTGGCGACGGCCCGCACTTCGTTGTCGAGGCCTGCGAGTTTGACCGCTCGTTTTTGAATTTGCTGCCGCGCTACGCGGCGATCCTGAACATCGAGGAAGATCACCTCGACTGTTTTCCCGATCTGCACTCGATCACCGAGGCGTTCAAGGCGTTTGCGGCGCTGGTCCCGCCCGACGGCGTGGTCATCGCCAACGGCGAGGATGCGACGGTCCAAAAGGCGGTGCGCAACGCCCGCGGCAAGGTGGAGCGGTTTGGAACTACGAATGGATTGATGTGGCAGGCGGTGAACATCGAGCACACCCTGGGGTGTTACCAGTTCGACATTCTGCACGACGGCGAATTCCACCTGCACGCGTCGCTGAATCACCTGCCTGGACGGCACCACGTGATGAACGCGTTATCGGCGGTCGCGCTGGCGCACCATGCGGGCATTCCGGCCGATTCCGTTGCGGCGTCGCTCTCGAAATTCGCGGGGGCCGAGCGGCGCTTTGCACGGCGCGGCGAGGTGGGCGGGGTCCTGCTTCTTGACGATTACGGCCACCATCCGACGGAGATTCAGGCGACGCTGCGGGCCGTCCGCGAGCATTATCCCGGGCGGCGGCTGTGGCTCATCTTCCAGCCGCATCAGCACTCACGGACGCGGTTCCTGCTGGAGGATTTCGCCAGGAGCTTCGGTCAGGCCGATCACCTGCTCGTGCCGGATATTTATTTTGTGCGGGACAGCGCCGCCGAGCGCAATGCCATTTCGAGCAGCCATCTGGTGGATCGCGTCCGCGCCAACGGCGGCGACGCGCTATACCTGCCGAGTCACGAGCAGATCGTGGAGCACATCGTTGCGCATGCGTCGGATGGGGACATTGTTTTGACCATGGGAGCGGGAGACGTCTGGAAGATCGCCGATGAACTTGTTCGACGACTGGGGTGA
- the murB gene encoding UDP-N-acetylmuramate dehydrogenase: MNLFDDWGDGVCRRGVPLAPLTWFRLGGPAEYLLAPESEEQLATMIRRCRESGLVVRFLGLGANVIVPDAGVSGAVVRLDAPAFTTITNEGSRMTAGAGVDLTKLVRKAVRDGLAGLENIAGIPGTVGGGICMNCGGRYGEIGTAVKRIRVIGSDGRRYERDHDDLEFGYRHCALGSDCIVSAEFDLEPMDRAELEMRFREIYLYKQNTQPPLGAQSVGCIFRNPSGRSAGEIIDRAGLKGLRLGSAYVSERHANFVLADPGGRATDVIELIRLVGQRVEDHCGIRLEPEVKIW, translated from the coding sequence ATGAACTTGTTCGACGACTGGGGTGACGGCGTCTGCCGGCGGGGGGTGCCGCTGGCGCCGTTGACGTGGTTCCGCCTGGGTGGACCGGCGGAGTATCTGCTTGCGCCGGAATCCGAAGAACAATTGGCGACCATGATCCGCCGATGCCGAGAGAGCGGCCTCGTCGTGCGATTTCTGGGGCTGGGGGCGAACGTGATCGTGCCGGACGCGGGCGTGAGCGGGGCCGTTGTGCGGCTGGACGCTCCGGCCTTTACAACGATCACCAACGAGGGCTCGCGAATGACTGCCGGGGCGGGTGTAGACCTGACCAAGCTCGTGCGCAAGGCGGTGAGGGATGGCCTGGCGGGGTTGGAGAATATCGCGGGAATCCCCGGGACCGTCGGCGGCGGCATCTGCATGAACTGTGGCGGGCGCTATGGCGAAATCGGGACGGCCGTGAAGCGGATTCGCGTGATTGGATCGGACGGCCGGCGGTACGAGCGGGACCACGACGATCTGGAGTTCGGATACCGGCACTGTGCGCTGGGGAGCGACTGCATCGTGTCGGCGGAATTTGATCTCGAGCCGATGGACCGCGCAGAACTGGAGATGCGTTTCCGAGAAATCTACCTCTACAAGCAGAACACCCAGCCGCCCCTCGGGGCGCAGAGCGTCGGGTGCATCTTCCGTAACCCGTCGGGCCGCTCGGCGGGGGAAATCATCGATCGGGCGGGGCTTAAGGGGCTGCGGCTCGGAAGCGCCTATGTCTCGGAGCGGCATGCGAATTTCGTCCTGGCCGATCCGGGCGGCCGGGCGACGGATGTGATCGAGTTGATCCGGCTGGTCGGCCAGCGGGTGGAAGACCACTGCGGCATCCGGCTGGAGCCCGAGGTCAAGATATGGTGA
- a CDS encoding D-alanine--D-alanine ligase, producing MVLTTSTRFDASRMVLPTVREKLALTVLSGGPSHERAISLQSGQSVAEALRGLGHDVVVADASPTDFKGLARQVDCVFVALHGQFGEDGEVQKVLERRGLAYCGSGPEACATAMNKYLSKRKFMELGLPTPRYSVATKSEISIREAMAAWTLPVVVKPIKEGSSLNCHIVREYGQFRPAIESVLAAYGDCIIEEYIPGKEITVGILGDKVLPPIEIRTKREFYDYDAKYNDSDTQYLFDIDLPADLLGRIEEMSLKAHEGLGCRDFSRVDWRVDPETGEGYILEVNVIPGMTSHSLVPKAAAKAGLAMPALCQYIVDSAIKRKFARP from the coding sequence GTGGTGCTTACAACTTCAACGCGTTTTGATGCCAGTCGGATGGTCCTGCCGACCGTCCGGGAGAAGCTTGCACTGACGGTGCTGTCCGGAGGGCCGAGTCACGAGCGGGCGATCAGCCTGCAGAGCGGACAGTCCGTGGCCGAGGCGCTGCGCGGCTTGGGGCATGATGTCGTCGTGGCGGACGCAAGCCCGACGGATTTCAAGGGGCTGGCGCGGCAGGTGGACTGCGTATTCGTGGCGCTGCACGGGCAGTTCGGTGAGGATGGCGAGGTGCAGAAGGTGTTGGAGCGTCGCGGCCTGGCCTATTGCGGCTCGGGGCCGGAGGCGTGCGCGACGGCGATGAACAAGTACCTTTCCAAACGGAAGTTCATGGAGCTGGGCCTGCCGACGCCGCGCTACAGCGTCGCCACGAAGAGCGAGATTTCCATTCGCGAAGCGATGGCGGCGTGGACCCTGCCGGTTGTCGTGAAGCCGATCAAAGAGGGCAGCAGCCTGAATTGCCACATCGTGCGGGAGTATGGGCAGTTCCGACCAGCGATTGAATCGGTGCTGGCGGCCTATGGCGACTGCATCATTGAGGAATACATTCCGGGCAAGGAGATCACCGTCGGCATCCTGGGGGACAAGGTGCTGCCGCCAATCGAGATTCGGACGAAACGGGAGTTTTACGACTACGACGCGAAGTACAACGACAGCGACACGCAATACCTGTTCGACATTGACCTGCCGGCGGACTTGCTCGGGCGGATTGAAGAGATGAGCCTCAAGGCGCACGAGGGCCTGGGCTGCCGGGATTTTTCGCGCGTCGACTGGCGGGTCGATCCCGAGACGGGCGAGGGGTATATCCTCGAAGTCAATGTGATTCCCGGCATGACGTCGCACTCGCTGGTGCCCAAGGCGGCGGCGAAAGCCGGGTTGGCCATGCCGGCACTGTGCCAATACATCGTCGATTCGGCCATTAAGCGGAAGTTCGCACGGCCGTAA